The Phycisphaerales bacterium AB-hyl4 genome has a window encoding:
- a CDS encoding DUF4056 domain-containing protein, whose translation MHRTRPTTLAHLALSLALLILLAGCTNPAQPRLRAGSLPFPGLLTLYEPFDAENFDSHSYGMPPLFKDGSKGIVYTEYGGFIDVAHLRWTVDWGWYYYQRAQRALAKEKTNLTLPTDKFTRFTVEFDYPDHWHTLSKEQRETLADEIALRLGQELAFLQGHWHEIATFYGYKTTVIISEYESAFAYCDTISHIVGLHVLEDAIREYKKNDFDQAVTVAFFDHLHRLKPYSVDDTYAAIDAVEGRWWTGRRLMRRQLDLGLQGEPIRPWLIPNREGDPGRYGEPLIAPGLHDLDPPAYRDFATIRIKPRIFEAGAIRAAANTDDDAINPYVHFPLIMNDIRQRHYIENGHGTAQP comes from the coding sequence ATGCATCGAACCCGCCCAACCACCCTCGCACACCTCGCCTTAAGCCTCGCCCTGCTCATCCTCCTCGCCGGCTGCACCAACCCCGCCCAGCCGCGACTCCGGGCCGGCAGCCTCCCCTTCCCAGGCCTCCTTACCCTCTACGAGCCGTTCGACGCAGAAAACTTCGACTCCCACAGCTACGGCATGCCCCCGCTTTTCAAAGACGGAAGCAAGGGCATCGTCTACACCGAGTACGGCGGGTTCATCGACGTCGCACACCTCCGATGGACCGTCGACTGGGGCTGGTACTACTACCAACGCGCCCAACGCGCCCTCGCCAAAGAGAAAACCAACCTCACCCTGCCCACCGACAAGTTCACCCGCTTCACCGTCGAATTCGACTACCCCGACCACTGGCACACCCTGTCGAAGGAACAGCGCGAAACGCTCGCCGACGAAATCGCCCTCCGCCTCGGACAGGAGCTCGCCTTCCTGCAAGGCCACTGGCACGAAATCGCCACCTTCTACGGCTACAAAACCACCGTCATCATCTCCGAGTACGAGTCCGCCTTCGCCTACTGCGACACCATCTCCCACATCGTCGGCCTGCACGTGCTCGAAGACGCGATCAGGGAATACAAGAAGAACGACTTCGACCAGGCCGTCACCGTTGCATTTTTCGACCACCTCCACCGACTCAAACCCTACTCCGTCGACGATACGTACGCCGCCATCGACGCCGTCGAAGGACGCTGGTGGACCGGCCGACGACTCATGCGACGCCAGCTCGACCTCGGACTGCAAGGCGAACCCATCCGACCCTGGCTGATCCCCAATCGCGAAGGCGATCCCGGCCGCTACGGCGAACCGCTCATCGCACCCGGCCTGCATGACCTCGACCCGCCTGCCTACCGCGACTTCGCCACCATCCGCATCAAGCCTCGCATCTTCGAAGCAGGCGCAATCCGAGCCGCCGCCAACACCGACGACGATGCGATCAACCCCTACGTGCACTTCCCCCTCATCATGAACGACATCCGCCAACGCCACTACATCGAGAACGGCCACGGCACCGCCCAGCCTTAA
- the surE gene encoding 5'/3'-nucleotidase SurE, producing MRIVLTNDDGIDAPGLWALCEAVADLGEVHVVAPSRVQSATSHAVTFHRPIRVCQPSNVPSREAICCAAHSVDGRPADCVKLAVQHLVGGPVDLVISGMNAGANVGLNVIYSGTVGAAMEAAFMGIRSIAVSLHLRKLGDQQAVRWAEAARHARDAIDRVLDGPTMPHTVMNINVPVLDDDPQPRGMKFVPVSRVPNADAYTVTADGEAGHHYEIRSSFSYDHHEPNTDVEALHERYVTLTPLHFDLTHREHLAAWQRHVNDGAAAEV from the coding sequence ATGCGAATTGTTTTGACCAATGATGACGGGATCGACGCGCCCGGCTTGTGGGCGTTGTGCGAGGCGGTGGCCGACCTTGGCGAGGTGCATGTTGTCGCACCGTCGCGGGTGCAGTCGGCGACGAGCCACGCGGTGACGTTTCATCGGCCGATCCGTGTCTGCCAACCTTCAAACGTGCCCTCGCGGGAGGCGATTTGTTGTGCAGCGCATTCGGTCGACGGTCGGCCGGCGGACTGCGTCAAGCTAGCGGTGCAGCATCTGGTCGGTGGGCCCGTGGACCTTGTGATCTCAGGCATGAACGCGGGGGCGAACGTCGGGTTGAACGTGATCTATTCCGGCACGGTGGGGGCGGCGATGGAGGCGGCGTTCATGGGCATTCGCTCGATCGCGGTGAGCCTGCACCTGCGCAAGCTGGGGGATCAGCAGGCGGTGCGCTGGGCGGAGGCGGCGCGACATGCACGGGATGCGATTGATCGCGTGCTGGATGGGCCGACGATGCCGCATACGGTGATGAACATCAACGTGCCGGTGCTGGATGATGATCCGCAGCCGCGTGGTATGAAGTTCGTGCCAGTGTCGCGCGTGCCCAACGCGGACGCGTACACGGTGACGGCCGACGGGGAGGCGGGGCATCATTACGAGATACGCAGTTCGTTCAGCTACGACCACCACGAGCCGAACACGGATGTGGAAGCGCTGCATGAGCGTTACGTGACACTGACGCCGCTGCATTTTGATCTGACGCATCGCGAGCATCTTGCGGCATGGCAGCGGCATGTCAACGACGGTGCCGCGGCGGAAGTGTGA
- a CDS encoding DUF342 domain-containing protein codes for MGSRSKTVNAPSEYSGRITRQLVDRAEELFNTAIHRDKLEPVLDEILEHADELADSEREQLQQIARLMDGANGGLGSDRRLSLPGSFELEPSADKMFLLLKVHPPVSGGSAVSVDEVLNWLKQRNITTGVDLKTVRRAVEQASQGEEVSDTVIVRGRPAKPGQDGKLERFGRRTADGPLDRLTSMQLTSGDIWMCRPGDVVMRHQPATPGELGFTALGEEIAPPEPKALEPVAGRHIRVDGNDFIAEVAGVVLFDDDRVEARKALIVTQDVTRQSDPIDFDGDVQIRAGVRSGARIKATGNILVEGPVEAAEIESTEGDVILRSGVAGQRAAVIRAARDIEARFAESASLFAGQNINLQVGSLHSRLLAYSEINATQGKGHLAGGAMMAGEKIAVKQLGARGGVRTDVTVGLGREVLENLAQLDQLTARAAQRRNAAAELADQIRRAVGDPAKLQPKELGVYTKLEQLQLICDVQIRKLNERRKELLDEAARDSNGRIEVLTSIMSNVHVTIGSGDLTAEDTPGPCTLVFDEAKEKVAIRRGR; via the coding sequence ATGGGCTCACGTAGCAAAACCGTCAATGCACCGTCGGAGTATTCCGGTCGAATCACCCGCCAGCTCGTCGATCGAGCAGAAGAACTGTTCAACACCGCCATCCATCGGGACAAGCTCGAACCGGTCCTCGATGAGATTCTCGAACATGCGGACGAGCTTGCCGACTCCGAACGCGAGCAGCTTCAACAGATCGCCCGCCTGATGGACGGTGCCAACGGCGGCCTCGGCAGCGACCGCCGACTGTCCCTGCCCGGCTCGTTTGAACTCGAACCCTCCGCGGACAAAATGTTCCTCCTGCTCAAGGTCCACCCCCCCGTCTCCGGCGGCTCGGCCGTCTCCGTCGACGAAGTGCTCAACTGGCTCAAGCAACGAAACATCACGACCGGCGTCGACCTGAAAACCGTCCGCCGTGCTGTCGAACAGGCCTCGCAAGGCGAAGAAGTCAGCGACACCGTCATCGTCCGCGGCCGACCCGCCAAGCCCGGCCAGGACGGCAAGCTCGAACGCTTCGGCCGACGCACCGCCGACGGTCCGCTCGACCGCCTGACCAGCATGCAACTGACCAGCGGCGATATCTGGATGTGTCGCCCAGGCGACGTCGTCATGCGCCATCAACCCGCCACCCCCGGCGAACTCGGCTTCACCGCCCTCGGCGAGGAAATCGCCCCGCCCGAGCCCAAAGCCCTCGAACCCGTCGCCGGCCGACACATCCGAGTCGACGGCAATGACTTCATCGCGGAAGTCGCTGGCGTCGTCCTCTTCGACGACGACCGCGTCGAAGCACGCAAAGCTCTTATCGTCACACAAGACGTCACACGCCAAAGCGACCCGATCGACTTCGACGGCGACGTCCAGATCCGCGCCGGCGTCCGCTCCGGCGCACGCATCAAAGCCACCGGCAACATCCTCGTCGAAGGCCCCGTCGAAGCCGCCGAGATCGAAAGCACGGAAGGCGACGTCATCCTCCGCTCCGGCGTCGCCGGCCAGCGCGCCGCCGTCATCCGCGCCGCCCGCGACATCGAGGCCCGCTTCGCCGAGTCCGCCAGCCTTTTCGCCGGCCAGAACATCAACCTCCAGGTCGGCTCGCTGCACTCACGCCTGCTCGCCTACAGCGAAATCAACGCCACCCAGGGCAAGGGCCACCTCGCCGGCGGCGCGATGATGGCAGGTGAAAAGATCGCCGTGAAGCAGCTCGGCGCCCGCGGCGGCGTGCGGACCGACGTCACCGTCGGCCTCGGCCGGGAAGTGCTCGAAAACCTCGCCCAACTCGACCAGCTCACCGCCCGCGCCGCCCAGCGACGCAACGCCGCCGCCGAGCTTGCCGACCAGATCCGACGCGCCGTCGGCGACCCCGCAAAGCTCCAGCCCAAAGAGCTCGGCGTCTACACCAAACTCGAACAGCTTCAACTGATCTGCGACGTGCAAATCCGCAAGCTCAACGAACGACGCAAGGAACTGCTCGACGAGGCCGCCCGCGATTCCAACGGCCGTATCGAAGTGCTCACCAGCATTATGTCCAACGTCCACGTCACCATCGGCAGCGGCGACCTGACCGCCGAAGACACCCCGGGCCCCTGCACACTCGTCTTCGACGAAGCCAAGGAAAAGGTTGCGATCCGACGCGGCCGATGA
- a CDS encoding protein-L-isoaspartate(D-aspartate) O-methyltransferase: MGRAELAAKQMVQQQLRDRGIRDERVLAAMQRVPRHLFVPDVDIETAYSDHALPTAEGQTISQPYIVAYMTELLRIEPSVKVLEIGTGSGYQTAVLALLGAQVISVERHAGLADRARVALNQVLPGEMGAGVQVVVGDGTVGYPLASPYDRIIVTAAAPRVPGAYRKQLAEGGRLVLPVGDREKQVLTVVDRKKDEFVESQGLTCRFVPLVGEDAWGFGE; this comes from the coding sequence ATGGGGCGGGCGGAACTGGCGGCGAAGCAGATGGTGCAGCAGCAACTGCGCGATCGCGGCATTCGCGACGAGCGCGTGCTCGCGGCGATGCAGCGCGTGCCGCGCCATCTGTTCGTGCCGGATGTGGATATCGAGACGGCGTATTCGGATCACGCGCTGCCGACCGCCGAGGGGCAGACGATCAGTCAGCCTTACATCGTGGCGTACATGACGGAGTTGCTGCGCATCGAGCCGAGCGTGAAGGTGCTCGAGATCGGCACGGGCAGCGGCTATCAGACGGCGGTGCTCGCGCTGCTCGGGGCGCAGGTCATCAGTGTGGAGCGACACGCAGGGCTGGCGGACCGGGCGCGGGTCGCGTTGAATCAGGTGCTGCCAGGCGAGATGGGCGCGGGGGTGCAGGTGGTGGTGGGCGATGGCACGGTGGGGTATCCGCTGGCGTCGCCTTATGACCGGATCATCGTCACGGCGGCGGCGCCGCGCGTGCCGGGGGCCTATCGCAAACAACTGGCCGAGGGCGGGCGACTGGTGCTGCCGGTGGGCGATCGCGAAAAGCAGGTGCTCACCGTGGTGGATCGCAAGAAGGATGAGTTTGTCGAATCGCAGGGCTTGACGTGTCGATTCGTTCCGCTGGTGGGTGAAGATGCGTGGGGTTTTGGCGAGTGA
- a CDS encoding TetR/AcrR family transcriptional regulator — protein MARQDIISNNARSRGRPAGNGATDRRDHILDHASRLFAEQGLEATSVQMIADAAGVDRRLVYHYFDSKDKLYLEVLASIYGELTGLAQALLPGTTNIEQFVDVLCRTFFQFCLDHRPFVQMLMWENLRGAKGLRTVPVAGQVIKGARPKLQVLLDEAVADGRCRGDLDPTQIIMSCLGMSLYPITNAASLNTILDIDTSTDAFRERWLEHMIQTIIHGLRPPSENTP, from the coding sequence TTGGCCAGGCAGGACATCATCTCGAACAATGCCCGATCGCGCGGCCGACCCGCAGGCAACGGCGCGACCGACCGGCGCGACCACATCCTCGATCACGCCAGCCGACTCTTTGCAGAACAAGGCCTGGAAGCGACGAGCGTTCAGATGATCGCTGATGCGGCCGGCGTCGACCGACGCCTGGTTTATCATTACTTCGACAGCAAGGACAAGCTGTATCTCGAAGTGCTCGCCAGCATCTACGGCGAGTTGACTGGTTTGGCTCAGGCGCTGCTGCCGGGCACGACGAACATTGAGCAGTTCGTGGACGTTCTTTGTCGCACGTTCTTTCAGTTCTGCCTCGACCATCGGCCGTTCGTGCAGATGCTGATGTGGGAGAACCTGCGCGGCGCCAAGGGGCTGCGCACCGTACCCGTCGCCGGGCAGGTGATCAAGGGCGCTCGGCCGAAGCTCCAGGTGTTGCTGGACGAGGCGGTCGCCGACGGGCGATGCCGCGGTGACCTCGATCCGACGCAAATCATCATGAGCTGCCTCGGCATGAGTCTGTACCCGATCACCAACGCCGCGTCGTTGAACACGATTCTGGACATCGACACCAGCACGGACGCATTCCGCGAGCGATGGCTGGAGCACATGATCCAGACCATCATCCACGGCCTTCGGCCGCCGAGCGAAAACACGCCATAA
- a CDS encoding TetR/AcrR family transcriptional regulator produces the protein MDVKSQSPTVTATYPAAGVQRDALARLRSSTEPVQIDAPRPAQPRTPPPAPTPTLSRKQILDATEAVLDEAGYDGATIRRIARQLDCAVGSIYRYFRDKRELLSAVTQRRFQPVLEKVEAGESWQTTASAYVRTALEQPQQYRLMFWLAGCDQRGPADAPEIVGQLLVGWADQLGDRREAERRWAPLHAGIMLGHTAADILHPAAHENGSPTPARAPARPLAPIAIQRDDLTLL, from the coding sequence ATGGACGTGAAAAGCCAATCCCCCACCGTTACCGCGACCTACCCTGCCGCTGGCGTTCAACGCGACGCGCTTGCTCGCTTGCGCAGCAGCACCGAGCCGGTGCAGATCGACGCGCCCCGCCCGGCCCAGCCGCGCACGCCCCCGCCGGCCCCCACGCCCACGCTCAGCCGCAAGCAGATCCTCGACGCCACCGAAGCCGTGCTCGACGAAGCCGGCTACGACGGCGCCACCATCCGACGCATCGCCAGGCAACTCGACTGCGCCGTCGGCTCGATCTACCGCTACTTCCGCGACAAACGCGAACTGCTCAGCGCCGTCACCCAACGCCGATTCCAGCCCGTGCTCGAAAAGGTCGAAGCCGGCGAATCGTGGCAAACCACCGCCTCGGCCTACGTGCGCACCGCCCTTGAGCAGCCGCAGCAGTACCGCCTCATGTTCTGGCTCGCCGGCTGCGACCAGCGCGGCCCCGCCGACGCCCCCGAAATCGTCGGCCAACTGCTCGTCGGATGGGCCGACCAACTCGGCGACCGCCGCGAAGCCGAACGACGATGGGCCCCTCTCCACGCCGGCATCATGCTCGGCCACACCGCCGCCGACATCCTCCACCCCGCCGCACACGAAAACGGCAGCCCCACCCCCGCCCGTGCCCCGGCACGCCCCCTCGCCCCGATCGCCATCCAACGCGACGACCTCACCCTCCTGTAA
- a CDS encoding DUF1425 domain-containing protein, with protein sequence MTTRTTLSMTVLTLTIAMLFVGCARTQPWGSVQDPVPQGQHPHIVLHDDIHNRVSHGQPTVTPSDGQTPMRVTVPLRLLDNRDHAIQYRFIFFDERNQQVRPEMSWRYKVLPPRAQTEVDAAALNPDAVDWRLEIRFAR encoded by the coding sequence ATGACCACGCGAACCACCTTGTCGATGACCGTGCTGACCCTCACGATCGCCATGCTGTTCGTCGGCTGCGCCCGCACGCAGCCCTGGGGCTCCGTGCAGGACCCCGTCCCACAAGGTCAGCACCCCCACATCGTCCTCCACGATGACATTCACAACCGCGTTTCACACGGCCAGCCCACCGTCACGCCCAGCGACGGCCAGACGCCCATGCGCGTCACCGTCCCACTCCGCCTCCTCGACAACCGCGACCACGCCATCCAGTACCGCTTCATCTTCTTCGATGAACGCAACCAGCAGGTCCGCCCGGAAATGAGCTGGCGGTACAAGGTGCTCCCCCCGCGAGCGCAGACGGAAGTCGACGCAGCGGCGCTGAACCCCGACGCCGTCGACTGGCGGCTTGAAATCCGCTTCGCCCGCTGA
- a CDS encoding MFS transporter, producing MPAHHKAQAWPCLGFNRYTPLMLFFRLPTAERAKFFFRALRSRNYRLFFLGQLTSLAGTWMSLMAMGWLVYRLTNDPFMLGLLGFCMHVPTFILSPLGGALVDRWNRRTVMIVAQSVDMLTMLTLATLTLTGNVEVWHILLGCSALGIAKAFDLPARQSLVVEIIEHRDDLPNAIALNSSMFHGARMLGPVLGGVIIWLAPVNGEGFCFLLDGLSYIAVIGALFALRLTARREPETRKHLLHDMREGFAHAFGFAPMRALMILMGTIALVGIPYGTLLPAIARDVLHGTERTYSLLVAAGGMGAFVGAMYLAGRSSVLGLGRIIAICTIMFGLSLALFSFSTHLAFSLPLLVIAGAVSMVAMAGTNTIIQTLVDDAMRGRVMSFFGMTFMGAMPMGALMAGKLATIIGPTTTIMIGGFASALAGVAFGWQLPALREIVRPIYVERGILPPMTETN from the coding sequence ATGCCCGCCCACCACAAAGCCCAGGCATGGCCATGCCTGGGCTTTAACCGCTACACTCCACTGATGCTCTTTTTCCGCTTGCCCACTGCCGAGCGCGCCAAATTCTTCTTCCGCGCCCTCCGATCTCGCAACTACCGCCTCTTCTTCCTCGGCCAGCTCACCTCACTCGCCGGCACGTGGATGTCGCTCATGGCCATGGGTTGGCTCGTCTACCGCCTCACTAACGACCCGTTCATGCTCGGCCTCCTCGGCTTCTGCATGCACGTGCCCACCTTCATCCTCTCGCCCCTCGGCGGCGCGCTCGTCGACCGATGGAACCGCCGTACCGTCATGATCGTCGCCCAGAGCGTCGACATGCTCACCATGCTCACCCTCGCCACGCTCACCCTCACCGGCAACGTCGAGGTCTGGCATATCCTGCTCGGCTGCTCCGCGCTGGGCATCGCCAAAGCCTTCGACCTCCCCGCCCGACAATCCCTCGTCGTCGAAATCATCGAACACCGCGACGACCTGCCCAACGCCATCGCCCTCAACTCATCCATGTTCCACGGCGCTCGCATGCTCGGCCCTGTGCTCGGCGGCGTCATCATCTGGCTCGCGCCAGTCAACGGCGAAGGCTTCTGCTTCCTGCTCGACGGCCTGAGCTACATCGCTGTCATCGGCGCACTGTTCGCCCTTCGACTCACCGCCCGACGCGAACCAGAAACCCGCAAACACCTGCTGCACGACATGCGCGAAGGCTTCGCCCACGCCTTCGGCTTCGCGCCCATGCGAGCCCTGATGATCCTCATGGGCACGATCGCCCTCGTCGGCATCCCCTACGGCACGCTGCTGCCCGCCATCGCCCGCGACGTGCTCCACGGCACGGAGCGCACTTACTCGCTGCTCGTCGCCGCCGGCGGCATGGGCGCGTTCGTCGGCGCGATGTATCTCGCCGGCCGAAGCAGTGTGCTCGGCCTCGGCCGCATCATCGCCATCTGCACCATCATGTTCGGCCTGTCACTCGCGCTGTTCTCGTTCTCCACGCACCTGGCCTTCTCCTTGCCGCTGCTCGTTATCGCCGGGGCCGTGTCCATGGTCGCCATGGCCGGCACGAACACCATCATCCAGACGCTCGTCGACGACGCGATGCGCGGCCGCGTCATGAGCTTCTTCGGCATGACCTTCATGGGCGCCATGCCCATGGGCGCGCTGATGGCAGGCAAGCTCGCCACCATCATCGGCCCCACCACCACCATCATGATCGGCGGCTTCGCCTCCGCCCTCGCCGGCGTCGCCTTCGGCTGGCAACTGCCCGCACTCCGCGAAATCGTCCGACCCATCTACGTCGAACGCGGCATCCTCCCGCCCATGACCGAAACCAACTGA
- a CDS encoding PEP-CTERM sorting domain-containing protein, producing MKGLLSSWMSRGAAAAVVAVGMVAAPAVQAGTPASWSTGTLETSDEDVLWTSPTAVELGFPSYTYDYEITTLSVYADLTGTGLAFTWLSAINLGLVDSGDLVGGGTLAGLPGDIINQSFDAGSGGLSVVADVLIFVDENGYGQAELTNIQFGNAIQAVRFGADINMIPIPEPGTLGLLAVGGALAMLRRRPAQVCA from the coding sequence ATGAAGGGTCTGCTAAGTTCTTGGATGTCTCGAGGCGCGGCTGCGGCGGTTGTCGCGGTGGGAATGGTCGCTGCACCTGCAGTGCAGGCGGGTACGCCGGCGAGTTGGAGCACGGGGACACTGGAGACGTCAGATGAGGATGTGCTTTGGACTTCGCCCACGGCGGTGGAACTGGGTTTTCCGAGCTACACATACGATTATGAAATTACGACATTGAGTGTTTACGCGGACCTCACTGGGACTGGGTTGGCTTTTACGTGGCTATCAGCAATAAATCTGGGTCTGGTGGATTCTGGTGATCTTGTTGGTGGCGGCACCCTTGCCGGGCTGCCAGGTGACATCATCAATCAATCCTTCGACGCCGGGTCTGGCGGGCTATCTGTCGTGGCGGATGTTTTGATCTTTGTTGACGAAAACGGCTACGGGCAGGCTGAATTGACCAATATTCAATTTGGGAATGCTATTCAGGCTGTTCGTTTCGGCGCTGACATCAACATGATTCCGATCCCCGAGCCGGGCACGCTGGGGTTGCTGGCGGTGGGTGGGGCGCTCGCGATGCTGCGTCGTCGGCCGGCGCAGGTCTGCGCCTGA
- the pilM gene encoding type IV pilus assembly protein PilM, translating to MPRRNDAWGIEVGANAIKAVRLSRSGSDVVLKDFEILPFKQILTTPDLNVEELIQVGLDTLLSKHDVGHSTVVVSVPGHMGFARFAKLPPVEPKKIPDIVRFEAVQQIPFPIEQVEWDYQVFQQADSPDVEVGIFAITKERVLNYLSNFRQVNMRVDALTQSPLAMYNAFAFDRVDENDDGVIYMDIGTRSTDVVIAEQGQILPRTLPIGGNHFTEALVKAFKLSFPKAEKLKREAGTSKYARQIFQAMRPVFADLVQELQRSLGYYQSINRDANLTKLVGVGSTFRLPGLQKFLKQQLQIEVIRPDGFQRIAAEGKREAEFTEHALNMATAYGLAIQGLGMETVTANLLPRNILTQRMWRAKQPWFAAAAACLAVAAGAMVANHVTVQRTYQSQYEQTAGQISPILSQARDNSNEWRDVASGADPRDQIENLRRLLDYRDVWPKLMEDLSHAANAVNPDPADISSDYSEMESISRDQRRRIFIDEVEASYAVGSDGADSPAGGARRQPAGRGGGGRGGMDRYGMDGGGGGRSGDEMSGGSVSDFFNDNDRPPRFVITLRGTTPHRDGAAFISNHFLRWLQDNADRPDRPYRIVVNMGQAIRSMDQIRESDVDSDQRGATRGRAAAQRGMDEFEDSDMLDRTTRTTTRTTRGRGGDALAATLPERPVAAGGQAGDWRFEIQWEVELRSPSEARSESAPDDTDVDDAPEQPEGEDDPRQAQQASDPDAATENARREDSERTAIGEEARS from the coding sequence ATGCCGCGTAGAAATGACGCCTGGGGCATCGAAGTGGGCGCCAACGCCATCAAGGCGGTGCGTCTGAGCCGATCGGGTTCGGATGTGGTGCTCAAGGACTTTGAGATTCTGCCGTTCAAGCAGATTCTCACGACGCCGGACCTGAACGTTGAAGAGCTGATTCAGGTCGGGCTGGACACGCTGCTGAGCAAGCATGACGTCGGCCACTCAACGGTGGTGGTGTCTGTGCCGGGGCATATGGGTTTTGCCCGTTTTGCCAAGCTGCCGCCGGTGGAGCCGAAGAAGATTCCGGACATTGTCCGTTTCGAGGCGGTGCAGCAGATTCCCTTCCCGATCGAGCAGGTGGAGTGGGACTACCAGGTTTTCCAGCAGGCCGACTCACCGGACGTTGAGGTGGGCATCTTCGCGATCACGAAGGAGCGGGTGCTCAACTATCTGAGCAACTTCCGCCAGGTGAATATGCGGGTCGATGCGCTGACGCAGTCGCCGTTGGCGATGTACAACGCCTTCGCGTTCGACCGGGTGGACGAAAATGACGACGGCGTCATTTATATGGACATCGGCACGCGCAGCACGGACGTGGTCATTGCCGAGCAGGGGCAGATTCTGCCGCGTACGTTGCCGATCGGCGGCAACCACTTCACCGAAGCGTTGGTCAAGGCGTTCAAGCTCAGCTTCCCCAAAGCCGAGAAGCTCAAGCGCGAGGCGGGCACGAGCAAGTACGCCCGGCAGATTTTCCAGGCCATGCGCCCCGTCTTCGCCGATCTGGTGCAGGAGCTTCAGCGCTCGCTGGGCTATTACCAGAGCATCAACCGCGACGCGAACCTGACCAAGTTGGTGGGCGTGGGCTCGACCTTCCGCCTGCCGGGTTTGCAGAAGTTCCTCAAACAGCAGTTGCAGATTGAAGTGATTCGGCCGGACGGTTTCCAGCGCATCGCCGCGGAGGGCAAGCGCGAAGCCGAGTTCACCGAGCACGCGCTGAACATGGCGACGGCATACGGCCTGGCGATCCAGGGCCTGGGCATGGAGACGGTGACCGCCAACCTCCTGCCGCGCAACATTCTCACGCAGCGGATGTGGCGTGCGAAGCAGCCGTGGTTCGCCGCCGCCGCCGCGTGCTTGGCCGTCGCCGCCGGCGCTATGGTTGCCAACCACGTGACGGTGCAGCGTACCTACCAGAGCCAGTATGAACAGACGGCCGGGCAGATCAGTCCGATCCTTAGCCAGGCGAGGGATAACTCCAACGAGTGGCGTGACGTCGCCAGCGGGGCGGACCCGCGCGATCAGATCGAGAACCTGCGTCGGTTGCTGGACTATCGCGACGTCTGGCCGAAGCTGATGGAAGACCTCAGCCACGCTGCCAACGCGGTGAACCCGGACCCGGCCGACATCTCCAGCGACTATTCCGAGATGGAGTCGATTTCGCGTGACCAGCGTCGTCGCATTTTCATTGACGAGGTCGAAGCTAGCTACGCCGTGGGCAGCGACGGCGCGGATTCGCCGGCGGGCGGTGCGCGACGACAGCCGGCCGGTCGCGGCGGTGGCGGGCGTGGGGGTATGGACCGCTACGGGATGGACGGCGGCGGCGGCGGACGGTCGGGCGACGAGATGAGCGGCGGCAGCGTCAGCGACTTCTTCAACGACAACGATCGCCCACCCCGATTCGTGATCACGCTCCGCGGTACGACGCCGCACCGCGATGGCGCTGCGTTCATCAGCAACCACTTCCTCCGCTGGTTGCAGGACAACGCGGACCGGCCTGATCGCCCGTACCGCATCGTGGTCAATATGGGCCAAGCCATCCGCTCCATGGATCAGATTCGCGAGTCGGACGTGGACTCCGATCAGCGGGGGGCGACTCGCGGCCGAGCCGCCGCACAGCGAGGGATGGACGAGTTCGAAGACTCTGACATGCTTGACCGAACGACGCGCACCACCACCCGCACGACGCGTGGCCGGGGCGGCGATGCACTCGCGGCGACGCTGCCCGAGCGGCCCGTCGCGGCCGGCGGGCAGGCGGGCGACTGGCGTTTTGAAATTCAGTGGGAGGTGGAACTGCGTTCGCCTTCCGAAGCGCGATCTGAATCCGCACCGGACGACACGGATGTGGACGACGCCCCGGAACAGCCCGAAGGCGAAGACGACCCCCGTCAGGCGCAGCAGGCATCCGACCCGGACGCCGCTACCGAAAACGCGCGACGTGAAGACAGCGAACGAACCGCCATCGGCGAGGAGGCGCGATCATGA